GTGCCAATCGCGCCCGCATCCAGCGGCCCGGCCCCTGTGGCAAACCGATGCACCAGGAGGATGCACACCAGCAACGGCAGCCACATGACCATATAAAAGAACAACGCGGCAGTGAACTTGGCTCCAACAACCTGCAAATCAGTCACGGGTGTCGTCATCAGGGTTTCGAACGTGCCGGAAAACTTTTCCAGCGCGAACAAGCGCATGGTGATTACAGGCACGGCGAGTATCAGGATCAGCCAGAAGAACTGAGTCATGTAGAACAGTTCGGTGACCGGGATGATAGTCGGGTCGCTGCCAAGATTGATCAGGAGGACGATAAAGCTGAGTCCAATGAGAAAGGCGGCGGCGGCGATGATCACATAACCCGTGAGCGAGAAGAAGAATCCGCCGAGTTCACGTCGAACCAATGTCAGATAGGCCTGCATCAGCTGAGTGCTCCTTCCTTCCAGGCCGGGGAAAGGTTTGCTGGGATTTTCTCGGGATTCACAGTTCCTCCTCCTCGTCGGTGCGCGTGACCTGAACGTAAATGTCTTCCAACGAATGACGGCTGCGGGTGAGTTCCCGCACCGGCCACCCGCGCTCGCGCGCAATTTCAAACACCTGCGGGCGGATGTCCACGCCGTCGCGCGGGGTCAGGGCACAGCGGAAGTAATCTCCTTCCGAAGCCGAGACATCGTATTGAGCGACCTCCGGCACCTGCGCCCAGCATTGGCGCAATTCGCCTGGCGGCGCCGCAATTTCCGCGATCACCTGGCTGTTGCTGCTCATGCGGCGCTGGAGATTTTCCGGCGTATCGGACGCCAGCAGTTTGCCCTGGTAGAGAATCATGATGCGATTACACGTCATCTCGGCTTCGGGCAGGATGTGCGTTGAGATAAGGACCGTGTGTGACTTTGCGAGTCCCTTGATCAACTGGCGGACAGAGCGGATTT
The sequence above is a segment of the Verrucomicrobiia bacterium genome. Coding sequences within it:
- a CDS encoding ABC transporter permease subunit; the encoded protein is MQAYLTLVRRELGGFFFSLTGYVIIAAAAFLIGLSFIVLLINLGSDPTIIPVTELFYMTQFFWLILILAVPVITMRLFALEKFSGTFETLMTTPVTDLQVVGAKFTAALFFYMVMWLPLLVCILLVHRFATGAGPLDAGAIGTTFIGIFLLGCMFLSLGCLASALTRSQVTAAMISLVLSVGLFMLSFLARSFPAGGWKSHVIAFFGLPEHMHDFVRGVIDTRPIVLCLTVSFFFLFLTLRVIESRRWK